Proteins from a genomic interval of Rosa chinensis cultivar Old Blush chromosome 2, RchiOBHm-V2, whole genome shotgun sequence:
- the LOC112188026 gene encoding protein CELLULOSE SYNTHASE INTERACTIVE 1 translates to MGSRERSNMEDPDGTLASVAQCIEQLRQSSSSVQEKEYSLKQLLELIGTRENAFSAVGSHSQAVPVLVSLLRSGSVGVKIQAATVLGSLCKENELRVKVLLGGCIPPLLGLLRSTSADGQIAAAKTIYAVSQGGARDHVGSKIFSTEGVVPVLWGLLQKGIKTGSLVDSLLTGALKNLATSTEGFWAATLQAGGVDILVKLLTTGQPNTQANVCFLLGCMMMEDASVCSKVLAAEATKQLLKLLGSGNEASVRAEAAGALKSLSAQCKEARREIANFNGIPVLINATIAPSKEFMQGEYAQALQENAMCALANISGGLSYVISSLGQSLESCTSPAQIADTLGALASALMIYDSKAESTRASDPVVIEQTLVSQFKPSLPFLVQERTIEALASLYGNTVLSVKLNSSEAKRLLVGLITMATNEVQDELMRALLALCNSEGSLWRALQGREGVQLLISLLGLSSEQQQECAVALLCLLSNENDESKWAITAAGGIPPLVQILETGSAKAKEDSASILRNLCNHSEDIRACVESADAVPALLWLLKNGSPNGKEIAAKTLNHLIHKSDTATISQLTALLTSELPESKVYVLDALKSMLSVVPLSDISREGSAANDAIETMIKILSSNKEETQAKSASALAGIFEARKDLRESSIAVKTLWSAVKLLNVESGNILVEASRCLAAIFLSIKENRDVAAVARDVLSPLVVLANSSVLEVAELATCALANLILDSEVSETAVAEDIILPATRVLLEGTVSGKTHAAAAIARLLHSRQIDHALTDCVNRAGTVLALVSFLESANHGSVATSGALDALAILSRSERASGEKKPAWAVLAEFPKSIIPIVLSIADATPLLQDKAIEILSRLCRDQPVVLGDTVANASGCIPSIAKRVINSSNSKVKIGGAALLICAAKVSHQRVLEDLSESNLCTHLIQSLVAMLNFSGNIGGGEKDSISIDIHMKEELKDDGSSLSTGVIDGVNLAVWLLSVLACHDDKCKIAIMEAGAVEVLTDRISYCFSNYSQIDFKEDSSIWICTMLLAILFQDRDIIRAHATMKSIPVLANWLKSEELVDRYFAGQAMASLVCNGSRGTLLSVANSGAAGGLISLLGCADVDISDLLDLSEEFGLVRYPEQVALERLFRVEDIRVGATSRKAIPALVDLLKPIPDRPGAPFLALGFLTQLAKDCPANKIVMVESGALEALTKYLSLGPQDATEEAATDLLGLLFGSAEIRKHESAFGAVNQLVAVLRLGGRASRYSAAKALESLFSADHIRNAESARQSVQPLVEILNTGAEKEQHAAIAALVRLLSENPSRALAVADVEMNAVDVLCRILSSNCSMELKGDAAELCCVLFGNTRIRSTMAAARCVEPLVSLLVTEFSPAQHSVVRALDKLVDDEQLGELVAAHGAVIPLVGLLYGKNYLLHEAISRALVKLGKDRPACKSEMVKAGVIESILDILHEAPDFLCAAFAELLRILTNNASIAKGPSASKVVEPLFQLLTRPEFGPDGQHSSLQVLVNILEHPQCRSDYRLTSHQAIEPLIPLLDSPAPAVQQLAAELLSHLLFEEHLQKDTVIQQVIGPLIRVLGSGIHILQQRAVKALVSIALAWPNEIAKEGGVTELSKVILLSDPSLPNALWESAASVLSSILQFSSEFYLEVPVAVLVRLLRSGSEGTVVGALNALLVLETDDATSAEAMAESGAIEALLDLLRSHQCEETAARLLEVLLNNVKIRETKATKSAILPLSQYLLDPQTQAQQARLLATLALGDLFQNEGLARSTDAVSACRALVNVLEEQPTEEMKVVAICALQNLVMYSRSNKRAVAEAGGVQVVLDLIGSSDPDTSIQAAMFVKLLFSNHTIQEYASSETVRAITAAIEKDLWATGTVNDEYLKALNSLFSNFPRLRATEPATLSIPHLVTSLKTGSEATQEAALDALFLLRQAWSACPAEVSRAQSIAAADAIPLLQYLIQSGPPRFQEKTEFLLQCLPGTLVVIIKRGNNMKQSVGNPSVFCKLTLGNTPPRQTQVVSTGPNPEWDESFSWSFESPPKGQKLHISCKNKSKMGKSSFGKVTIQIDRVVMLGAVAGEYTLLPESKSGPSRNLEIEFQWSNKVTSNDQ, encoded by the exons AGAGCGTAGTAACATGGAGGATCCAGATGGGACATTGGCAAGTGTTGCTCAATGCATTGAGCAGCTGCGTCAGAGTTCCTCATCTGTACAAGAGAAGGAGTATTCCTTGAAACAGTTGCTGGAGCTTATTGGAACTCGTGAAAATGCTTTCAGTGCTGTTGGATCTCACTCTCAAGCAGTTCCTGTACTAGTTTCTCTTCTCCGATCAGGATCAGTTGGAGTTAAGATACAAGCTGCTACTGTTTTAGGCTCTCTGTGTAAGGAGAATGAACTAAGGGTGAAAGTCTTGCTTGGGGGATGCATTCCACCATTGCTTGGTCTACTCAGGTCCACCTCAGCAGATGGCCAAATTGCAGCAGCAAAGACCATCTATGCTGTTTCTCAAGGTGGTGCAAGGGATCATGTTGGTTCGAAAATTTTTTCAACTGAAGGAGTTGTGCCAGTGCTTTGGGGGCTGCTACAGAAAGGGATCAAGACTGGTAGCTTGGTTGATAGCTTGTTGACCGGAGCATTAAAGAATCTAGCCACCAGCACTGAGGGTTTCTGGGCTGCAACATTACAAGCTGGAGGAGTGGATATACTAGTGAAGTTGCTCACAACTGGACAGCCAAACACTCAAGCTAACGTGTGCTTCCTTCTTGGATGTATGATGATGGAAGACGCATCTGTTTGCTCTAAGGTGCTGGCTGCAGAGGCTACAAAGCAACTTCTCAAGCTTTTAGGTTCTGGCAATGAAGCTTCTGTTAGAGCAGAAGCTGCAGGTGCTCTTAAATCTCTTTCTGCCCAGTGCAAAGAAGCAAGGCGGGAGATAGCTAACTTCAATGGTATTCCTGTGTTGATAAATGCTACAATAGCCCCTTCAAAAGAATTCATGCAGGGTGAGTATGCCCAGGCATTGCAGGAAAATGCCATGTGTGCTTTAGCAAATATTTCTGGTGGTTTGTCATATGTGATCTCAAGTCTTGGTCAAAGCCTTGAATCATGCACTTCACCTGCCCAAATTGCTGATACATTAGGGGCTTTGGCTTCAGCTCTTATGATATATGATAGCAAAGCAGAATCTACCAGAGCATCGGATCCTGTTGTTATTGAGCAGACTTTGGTTTCACAATTCAAGCCTAGCTTACCATTTCTCGTTCAGGAGCGAACCATAGAGGCCCTTGCAAGTTTGTATGGGAATACTGTACTCTCAGTTAAACTCAATAGTTCAGAAGCAAAACGATTGCTTGTAGGTTTGATCACAATGGCAACAAATGAAGTTCAGGATGAGCTTATGAGAGCACTTCTTGCTCTTTGTAATAGTGAAGGAAGTCTATGGCGTGCCCTTCAAGGTCGCGAAGGGGTTCAGCTGTTGATATCACTTCTCGGGCTTTCATCAGAACAGCAGCAAGAATGTGCAGTTGCACTGCTTTGCCTTCTTTCTAATGAGAATGATGAGAGTAAGTGGGCTATTACTGCTGCTGGTGGCATACCTCCTCTTGTTCAAATTCTAGAGACGGGATCTGCAAAAGCCAAGGAAGATTCAGCATCAATCCTTCGGAACCTCTGCAATCACAGCGAAGATATACGCGCATGTGTTGAAAGTGCTGATGCAGTTCCTGCACTATTGTGGCTTCTGAAGAATGGAAGCccaaatggaaaagaaattgcAGCAAAGACTTTAAACCATTTAATCCATAAATCTGACACAGCAACCATCAGCCAACTCACTGCATTATTGACCAGTGAACTACCTGAATCTAAGGTATATGTTTTGGATGCTTTAAAAAGTATGCTGTCTGTGGTCCCTCTCAGTGATATATCGCGTGAAGGTAGTGCTGCTAATGATGCAATTGAGACAATGATTAAAATATTAAGCTCAAATAAAGAAGAGACTCAAGCCAAGTCTGCATCAGCTTTAGCTGGAATTTTTGAAGCTAGGAAGGACTTGCGGGAAAGTAGTATTGCTGTTAAAACTCTTTGGTCAGCTGTCAAGTTGCTTAATGTTGAGTCAGGTAATATCCTTGTAGAGGCTTCACGTTGCCTGGcagcaatatttctttccattaaAGAGAACCGGGATGTGGCTGCTGTTGCTAGAGATGTATTATCTCCCTTAGTTGTGCTCGCTAACTCTTCGGTTCTGGAAGTGGCAGAGCTAGCAACATGTGCTTTGGCTAATCTTATTTTGGACAGTGAAGTTTCAGAAACAGCAGTGGCTGAAGACATTATTCTCCCAGCTACTAGAGTTTTGCTTGAAGGTACAGTATCTGGAAAGACCCATGCAGCAGCAGCAATTGCTCGCCTGCTCCACTCTCGCCAAATTGACCATGCCTTAACTGATTGTGTGAATCGTGCCGGAACAGTTCTTGCATTAGTTTCTTTTCTGGAATCTGCTAATCATGGATCTGTTGCCACATCAGGGGCACTAGATGCACTTGCTATTCTGTCCAGGTCAGAACGAGCAAGTGGAGAGAAAAAACCTGCCTGGGCAGTTTTAGCTGAATTCCCGAAAAGCATAATCCCTATAGTTTTATCCATTGCTGATGCAACACCCTTGTTGCAGGATAAAGCTATTGAAATATTGTCAAGACTTTGCAGAGATCAACCTGTTGTACTGGGAGACACTGTTGCTAATGCCTCTGGATGTATACCATCAATTGCCAAAAGGGTGATCAATTCATCAAACTCAAAGGTCAAAATTGGAGGTGCTGCACTCCTTATTTGTGCTGCGAAAGTTAGTCATCAGAGAGTTCTAGAAGATCTTAGTGAATCGAACTTATGTACCCATCTCATTCAATCTCTCGTTGCGATGCTTAATTTTTCGGGAAATATAGGGGGTGGTGAGAAGGACTCTATCAGTATTGATATACATatgaaagaagaattaaagGATGATGGATCTTCTTTAAGTACAGGAGTTATTGATGGTGTGAATTTAGCTGTATGGCTACTCTCTGTTCTTGCTTGTCATGATGATAAATGCAAAATTGCCATTATGGAGGCTGGTGCTGTGGAAGTCCTCACTGACAGGATCTCATATTGTTTTTCCAATTACTCTCAG ATTGATTTTAAAGAAGATAGCAGCATATGGATCTGCACTATGCTGCTAGCGATCTTGTTTCAAGACAGAGATATCATACGAGCACATGCAACCATGAAATCCATACCTGTACTTGCCAATTGGTTGAAGTCAGAGGAGTTAGTCGACAGATATTTTGCTGGACAAGCAATGGCCAGCCTAGTCTGTAATGGTAGCAGGGGGACTCTTTTATCTGTTGCAAATTCTGGAGCAGCGGGTGGACTTATCTCACTACTTGGATGTGCTGATGTTGATATTAGTGACCTATTGGATTTGTCAGAAGAATTTGGTTTAGTGCGTTACCCTGAGCAagttgctctagagaggctGTTCAGGGTTGAAGATATAAGGGTTGGTGCTACTTCTAGGAAAGCAATACCTGCACTCGTTGATCTTCTCAAACCAATCCCGGATCGTCCTGGAGCACCATTTTTGGCACTTGGGTTTCTTACTCAGCTCGCAAAGGATTGCCCAGCAAATAAAATAGTTATGGTAGAATCAGGAGCTCTGGAAGCGCTGACCAAGTATCTTTCACTTGGCCCACAAGATGCAACAGAAGAAGCTGCTACAGATCTGTTGGGTCTACTATTTGGTAGTGCTGAAATAAGGAAACACGAATCTGCATTTGGTGCTGTCAATCAACTTGTGGCAGTTTTACGGTTAGGTGGAAGAGCTTCAAGGTACAGTGCTGCTAAAGCATTGGAAAGCTTATTCTCTGCTGACCATATAAGGAATGCAGAAAGTGCTCGACAATCTGTCCAACCCTTGGTGGAGATTCTTAATACTGGTGCTGAGAAGGAGCAGCATGCTGCGATTGCTGCATTGGTTAGGCTGCTTAGTGAAAATCCATCAAGAGCCTTAGCAGTTGCAGACGTTGAAATGAATGCAGTGGATGTTCTTTGCAGGATCCTTTCATCAAATTGTTCGATGGAACTGAAAGGAGATGCTGCTGAGTTGTGTTGTGTTCTCTTTGGAAATACAAGAATCAGGTCAACAATGGCTGCAGCTCGATGTGTTGAGCCTCTGGTGTCTCTTCTTGTTACCGAGTTCAGCCCTGCACAACATTCAGTTGTCCGTGCCTTGGATAAACTTGTTGACGATGAACAACTGGGCGAACTCGTTGCTGCTCATGGTGCAGTTATTCCTCTTGTTGGTCTTCTCTATGGTAAGAATTACTTGCTTCATGAGGCTATTTCCAGAGCTCTGGTGAAATTAGGGAAAGACAGACCTGCTTGTAAATCGGAGATGGTGAAAGCCGGTGTTATTGAGAGCATACTTGACATCCTCCATGAAGCACCCGATTTTCTCTGTGCTGCTTTTGCAGAATTGCTCCGAATATTGACCAACAATGCAAGCATTGCTAAGGGCCCTTCTGCTTCAAAAGTGGTTGAGCCGCTTTTCCAGCTTCTAACAAGACCAGAATTTGGACCTGATGGGCAGCACAGTTCATTACAGGTTCTTGTCAATATTTTGGAGCATCCACAGTGTCGTTCTGATTATAGGTTGACATCCCACCAGGCTATTGAACCACTTATTCCCCTACTTGATTCTCCGGCTCCTGCAGTACAACAATTGGCAGCTGAGCTTCTATCACATTTACTCTTTGAAGAACATCTTCAAAAGGATACAGTGATACAGCAAGTGATTGGTCCTCTCATACGGGTTCTTGGCTCTGGTATACATATATTGCAGCAGAGAGCTGTGAAAGCGCTTGTCAGTATTGCGCTAGCATGGCCGAATGAAATTGCAAAAGAAGGTGGTGTCACTGAACTGTCCAAGGTGATATTGCTGTCAGATCCATCTCTTCCAAATGCCCTGTGGGAATCAGCTGCTTCTGTTCTATCAAGCATTCTGCAATTCAGTTCTGAATTTTATTTAGAAGTGCCTGTAGCTGTGTTGGTACGGTTGCTTCGCTCTGGATCAGAAGGCACCGTAGTTGGTGCATTGAATGCTCTTTTGGTACTGGAAACTGATGATGCTACCAGCGCAGAAGCAATGGCTGAAAGTGGTGCCATAGAGGCTCTTTTGGACCTTCTAAGATCTCATCAGTGTGAAGAAACAGCTGCAAGGCTGTTGGAAGTATTGTTGAATAATGTAAAGATCAGAGAAACTAAGGCTACCAAGTCTGCCATATTACCATTGTCTCAGTACCTCTTGGATCCACAAACCCAAGCTCAGCAGGCAAGGTTACTAGCAACTCTAGCTCTTGGTGATTTATTCCAGAATGAGGGGCTTGCCCGTAGTACTGACGCTGTCTCAGCTTGTCGTGCTCTGGTAAATGTGCTTGAAGAGCAACCTACTGAAGAAATGAAAGTTGTAGCAATATGTGCTTTGCAAAACCTTGTGATGTACAGTCGGTCTAATAAAAGAGCAGTTGCTGAGGCTGGTGGTGTTCAGGTTGTGTTGGATCTGATTGGTTCAAGTGATCCAGATACGTCCATTCAGGCTGCAATGTTTGTTAAACTTCTCTTTTCAAATCACACCATTCAAGAGTATGCTTCTAGTGAGACAGTAAGGGCGATAACCG CTGCTATTGAAAAGGATTTATGGGCAACTGGAACTGTGAACGATGAGTATCTGAAGGCTCTGAATTCTCTTTTTAGCAATTTCCCACGTTTGAGAGCCACAGAGCCTGCAACTTTAAGCATTCCTCATCTAGTAACATCCCTCAAGACAGGGTCCGAGGCAACTCAAGAAGCTGCGTTGGATGCACTGTTTCTTCTAAGGCAAGCTTGGTCAGCATGCCCAGCTGAAGTTTCTAGGGCTCAGTCAATTGCTGCTGCTGATGCGATCCCTTTGCTGCAATACTTAATTCAGTCTGGCCCACCTCGATTTCAAGAGAAAACAGAATTTTTATTACAATGTTTGCCGGGGACATTGGTGGTCATAATCAAGCGTGGGAATAATATGAAGCAGTCAGTGGGAAACCCCAGTGTATTTTGTAAACTTACACTTGGTAACACTCCACCTAGGCAAACCCAG GTTGTTTCAACTGGCCCTAATCCTGAATGGGAtgagagcttttcttggtcCTTTGAGAGTCCCCCTAAAGGCCAGAAGCTCCACATATCTTGCAAGAACAAGAGCAAGATGGGAAAG